TGCTGGAGAGCGAACGCTTTGCTGTATCTACTTCGGTAGGAGTGACGCCTTGAGAATGAACATCTTGTAATAGAGCGATCGTGCTAGCGATCGCTTTATTTGTATCTTCCGGTGCTGTTTGCATATTAATCAAAAACAAACCGGGTTGCTCTCCTGCTTGGAAGGCACTATAAATGCCGTAGGTGAGACCTTGGCGATCGCGAATTTCCGTTCCTAAGCGACTCGATAAGGTATCGCCACCCAAAATTTGATTTAACACCAAAGTGGCGTAGTAACGGGGGTCTTGTCGATTGATTCCCCGATATCCCATAAACGTGATCGCCTGTGTTTTACCGGGTATGACCGGATTCAAACGGACAAGTTTTTCCGGTAAGGGTACGCTGGGAAAATTCAGTTTTGGCAGATTGCCGCTAGCTTTCCAGCTGCCGAATTGAGTTTCGATCAGCGATCGCACTTCTTGCGGTGCAAAGTTGCCCACCAAAGTCAGTACGGTAGTATCGGGGCGATAATGTTGCTTGTAAAAGCCCATGATATCTCCCTCGCTAATCCGCTTGAGACTATCGTAGGTGGGATAGGCATGGAAGGGATGAACTTCCGGGTAAACGGTTTGTTGCAAAGTCCGATATGCCAAGTAATCTGGGCTATCCAATCGTTCTTTCAGATCTGTTATCGCCCGCTGACGGCTCAGTTCCAGCTGATCTTTAGGAAAGTTGGCGTTTTGCAGCACATCAGCTAACGTCGCAATTAAGGTGGGCAGGTCTTTTGATAAACTGTACCCATCGACGCTGACACCTTCTCTAGCTGCACCGAAGTCCAGACTCGCGCCTCGGTCTTCTAAGGTTTTCGCCAGAGTCAGGGCATCTTTTGTCTTCGTACCGTTCATCAAGTTTTCTGCTGTCAAAGCAGCTGTACCTGCCGATGCTGGCAGATCGAATTCTGTACCGGCTTGGATATAGCCGCTCAGGGTGACGGTGGGAGTGCTGCGATCGCGCATGAGCAAGACTTGCAAACCGTTACTGAGTTTAAATGATTCTGGCAGCGATCGAACTGTGGATATGGTAGATGTCGTAAACTCAGGCAGATATTTTGCTAACTCGGCTGGGTCTACTGGTTGCCCTAGATTGAATTGTTCGCTTGTTTGGCTGCTACTTGTGCCTCCCCCGCCGCCATCAGCTGTCAGCTCGGTAGGTTCAAAGTAACCGACGGTGCGATCGGATTGTTGGAGGTATTTTTTGGCTACTCGCTGTACATCGGCGGCGCTCACATCGGCAATTTCTTTCAGCAAGCGCTCGGTGTATCTATAGTCACCCGTACTGGTTTCGTCATCGCCCAGCTGCATAGCTTGGGCAGTGATTTCGCGGTTGCTCAGGATTACGGCGGCGCGGAATTGCGCTTTGGCGCGGTTGAGTTCTTCCTCTGTGACGCTTTTATTTTGCAAGTCGGCGATCGTTTGTTGAAGAACTCGGTCAATTTCTATCAGTTTACGGTTTGGCGCTGCTGTGGCAGAAAGTTGATACCAACCACCTGAAATCAAGTTGGCCGCATAGCCTCCCGCATTGCTAGCCAGACCCGATTCTACCAGAGCTTGATAAACGCGAGAACTGCGCCCCCCGGTCAAGATGTAATCCATCACCTTCAGCGCCGCTACATCGGGATGATTGGTGGGTGGGAGCGGATACACTATCTGCAATATAGGTGCGCTCCCCGCTTCCCGCAACATAATGGGAGACTTAGAACTGGGGAGAGTGGGAGTGGGGGAATCTAATGGTACATTTTCTGTCGCGCTCCCACTCTCCTGTTGTTCCCCTCGATTGGGCAAATTACCAAAAATTTCTTTAACTAACTTAAGGGTGGGTTCGGTTTCGATATCTCCCACAATTACCAAGGTAGCGTTATTGGGGCTGTAGTACTTGTGATAGTAATACTGTACCTGCTCGACGGTAAACTTTTCTACATCTGCTTTGGTGCCGCCTACTGGTAAACCATAGGGTTGTGTGGGGAAAACCGATCGCATCACTGCCCTTTCTAACCGATAATCAGGCGAATTTTCGTACCCTTGCAACTCGGAAATCACCACGCGCTTTTCGCTGGCAAGTTGCTCTACATTGATGAGGGCGTTTTGCATCCGGTCTGCTTCCAATTCCAGCATCGCCCGCAGTTTGTCTCGTTCTACAGTACCGAAATAAGCTGTTTGGTCGTAGCTGGTGAAAGCGTTGGAGTTACTTCCCAAGGCGTTGAACAGCCGTCCGAATTGAATCGGGCGATCTTTGGTGCCTTTGAACATCATATGTTCTAACTGGTGGGCAATCCCGTTTACTCCGGGTTCTTCATTGCGGGAGCCCACTTTATACCATACCTGCACTGTTACAACGGGAGCGGTATGCACTTCTTTGGTTAAAACGGTGAGCTGATTTTCCAGAACCGTTTTGCGGACGTTTTCTGTCAGTGAAAGGGATGTTTCATCCGCTGACATTGCTGCCGCTACTTGCCCAGACGGAGCAGCTTTTGCGATATTGGGGACGGTAGCGGCAAGTGGCTGAGTATTGGTAACCTCGCCTGAAAACAGCAGCACGGCGCTTAGGCAGAGGCTAAACAAGAATGTGGGAATGCGATATTGACGCCAATTGCTCAAAAACGACATAAATCTTCTACAAATCCAGGCTTAAATTTTTATTCGATCGCGTCAGCGCCCTGAATATCTTCTAGTTTGCCACTGGAAACTCATGGACAAGGATGGGAGGCTTTACCCCTCCCAGCAATGTTAAGAGTTTTGTTAACTTTTGGTGGCCGATTGTTTTTATTTTCAGTTAATTTTATGACAATTTGGACTAAAAAATCGGAAATATATTTTGACTTAGGGGTTAGGGGTTAGGGGTTAGGGGTTAGGGAAGAGGGAAAAGGGGAAATTTTGAATGATTGACTTTCAACTTTTGACTTTTAACTTTTGACTTTTAACTTTTGACTTTTGACTTTTGACTTTTAAATTTCCTTATCCAAAACGCGGATAAACTCCAAAGGCAGTCCGTCTGTATCGGCGATGAAGGCAACTTCGTAAACTCGATCGCCTATCATTTGTTGAGTCGGTTCGAGTAGAACTTTCAACGGTTGAATTTGGTTTTGGTTCTCTTGCGACGCTTGGGTAAAGCGTTCTTGCAGATTTTTCAACCAGCTAGGCAAATCTTCTGCGGTATTAGTGAGATCGAAAGATAAATGATAATATCCAACATAATGTTCGTCCTCAAAAGCGTCCGGTGCAGGTTTCGGTTCGGGAATTTGAATCAGTTCGATGCGTCCCCCCAATCCTTCCATCCAGCAAGCTAGAGTGTAACCGGTCGTAAAGCGTTCGCAGACGATAAATCCCAACTGTTCGTAAAAAGCGATCGCTTTATGAATATTCGCAGTACGGATCGAAGCGTGGTGCATCTTGCGATTTTAGATTTTAGATTTTAGATTGAATAATTGCCGATTAAAATTACATCTGCAATTTTTCAATCTAAAAATTGAAATTACCCGCTCGCCGATTATTTATTCAAACAAGCGAAAATAAGGATATCTCACCGGCACCCCAGGCTCTTTTTCTAGGTCAAAATTAATGACCTCCCAGCAGGGTTCGTCCTTGGGGTCGGGGCTAAAATCTACCGGCAAACCGTAGAGTCGAGGACGAGCTGAATCCGACTGTCCGCGCCAAGGCGTGCTGCGTTCCAAGTAACCGCCGATCAATTCTTGATAGCGTCGAGCAATAATTACTCTTGTGGCTCGGTATCCTTGAGTGTAAAGTCGGTCTAGCGCTTCGTGGATTTCAAAGCGAATCCCATCGGGATGGGTGTGCTGTCTGTACCACTCATTATTCCACTGTCGCCATTGCCGACCGGACTGGAGATGGATGAGTTCGCCCGTTTTCGGGTTAGCCTCAAAGGCACCATGACGCGGACACAAGTAGGTATCCGTCAGTGTTAGCGCCGGTATGGTTTGGCGACAGTGAGGACACTGAATCTCCGGGCCAAATATGGGGTATTGCAAGCCTGGATTCATCATGAAGTGCGTATGGGCATAATATTTTTGAGGGACGGTGCCAGTTTATTTATTTTGACATTCCCGATCGCCTAATAGGGATGGGATTGTTAGGTTCAGACCGCTCTTACCCAAGAAACGATCGCAACTTGACGCTCTCATATCTGGGTAACGGCGGGCTAGTCCTTAAGACTTTACCAGCTGCTCAGATCGAAGTTTCCCAGTGCTTTTGGGTACTTCTAGTGCAAGCTTAACATCTTTACTGCGCTCTCATCTCAACCAGACTGACAGGATGACTATTTTGGCAGAGCCAGTTGTACATACTATATTAATTACCGTAAACAATATGAGCGATCGATTGTCTTCTCTTCCATCCTACTGGCCTCCCGTCAATATATCCCAAGCTGCTTTTGTCGCCTCAAATGCAGTTGTCTTGGGCCAAGTCTACCTAGATGTGGGGGTCAGCATCTGGTACGGCGCTGTGGTGCGCGGGGATGTGGAACGTATTGAAATTGGCAAATGCAGCAATATCCAAGATGGAGCTATTTTACATGGCGATCCGGGTCAGCCTACCATTTTGGAAGATTATGTCACGATCGGACATCGCGCCGTGATTCATTCAGCTTACATCGAACGCGGTAGCCTCATCGGTATCGGTGCGGTGGTACTGGACGGAGTACGGGTGGGTGCTGGTAGTATTGTCGGTGCTGGTTCTGTAGTAACAAAGGATGTCCCGCCAAAATCCCTGGTTGTCGGCGTTCCCGCCAAAAAGTTACGGGATCTCTCTGAGGCGGAAGTTGCGGAACTGATCGAACACGCCCAAAAATATGAGAAGCTGGCCTTAGTCCATGCTGGTAAAGGCACGGATTTGGGTTTCTGGAAAGGGGCTAGGGGCTAGGGATTAGGGGCTAGGGACTAGGGGGGAGGAAAGAGGGAAAAGATTAATTCTCTCCCTTTCCCCTTTCCCTTTTCCCTTTTCCCTTTTCCCTTTTCCCTCTTCCCTCTCCCTCTTCCCTAGCCCCTAGCCCCTAATCCCTAGCCCCTAATCCCTAGCCCCTAATCCCTAGCCCTAGCCCCTTTCCAATCATAAAATCTCTCAGGGGACTGGAAATTTAGATCGATTCGTCGCAAAATATAAGAAAATGAAAAACAATTCATAAATCTTTAAGAGGGGAACTGGACATGGATTGGCGTTTACTCATCGTTCTACTACCACTTCTACTTGCAGGAGGTTGGGCAGTGCGTAACATTCTCCCAGCAGCGCTCAAACAAGTTCAAGCTTTTTTGAACAAGGAAGCCTAATCTGAGGGCGTCGGCGCTAGAAAAGTCAAAACTAGAAAGAAAAAAGGGGTGAGGGCGTCGTGTATTGGGGAAAAGAAAAGAATATCCCCACTGTCCGGCTCCCTGACCCTTATTTGTTGATTGAGGAAAGCTGGTCGCTCCACCAAATTGAATATCACAAAAGAAATAGATAAAAACTTTTATTTCTAGAAAAAATAGCCTCAAATTACTGCTTAAGAACTAGATATTAAGTGCCATAAGTACAAAAACTTTCAACCCAACGGTGGAGGTTTTTTTTTACTGTAATTGCCAACGTGAAAGGGTATTCAATTCTACATTTTATCATCGCGCAAAATTCGTTTTGCGTCGGTTTGAGCATTGATGAGGAAAATATCATGTTTCATAATGCAGAAATTGTGTTGGGATTGGAGGGCAAATCGCTGTCGATCGCCCAAATTCCCACTACAGAAGAAGTAGCAGTTATCTTTTCGAGTCCTCAGTTTTTTGTAGCGTTGAGCGCAGGAATATTGATGGCTTTTGCCTTTCAATTTTTATTAACAAATTTGTCGCTGGCAGCTAAGTTTTCCGATCGAGACGATGCGATCGACTTGGATGCGGACAATGAAGATAGCTGGGGCAAAAAGTTTCGCCAAATTGAAGCAAAAGTAGGCGCTTGGGCTTTATTAACTGTCAATACGGCTTTGTTTATCGCTTGCTTTTTGGCAGTTAAGTTGAGCTTGGTTAATAGCATCACTTTAGGTGCTATAATCGGTGTTGCCATCTGGTCTGGTTACTTTTTGTTGCTCGTTTGGATGAGTTCTAATGCTGTTGGTTCTTTAGTCGGTTCCGCAGTTAAAACAGCAACTTCTGGCGCTCAAGGAGTGATGGATATCGCAACGGCAGCTATGGGTGCTGGTGCTACTAACAAACAGATTGTCAATACTGTAGAAGCCTCTGTGGCTGCGGTTCGCAAGGAATTATCTTCTGCGATAGACCCGATCGGCATCCGGAACAATGTTGAAGATTATTTGGGTGATTTGCCATTACCAAAACTAGATTTGAATACGATTCGCGGTGACTTAGAAAGGTTACTCGGCGATGTGGATGTCAGGTCTTTAGCTAATAGCGATGTTTTGCAGAATGTCAATCGCGAAACTTTTGTAGACTTGGTTGCCAGTCGCACCGATTTCTCGAAAAAAGATATCGATCGCGTGGCAGATTTGTTAGCATCTGTTTGGCAGCAATCGTTGAATCGGCAGGTTAAAGATCCGCAAGCTGAATTGGTAAACTATATCAAGTCTGCCAGTCCGGAAGATCTGAAATCGGGCAATTTAACTGCTAGGCTAGCACAAGCGATCGGCGGCAACGGACACGATAAGAAAGAGTATAGCAACGGCGTGATGGACAAAGCCGTACAAGCTGGTGTTGGTGCAGCGATGACGGCTGTTTTGTCAAGAGTAGATCTGTCGGATGCAGATGTAGAAAAGATTTCTTCACAGCTGCAACAACTGGCAGGACAAGCAACAGATAAAGCGCAGCAATTTGGTAATAAGGTAAAAGAAAATTTGCCTTCGCTACCGCAGAGTAACCCGATGCTGGGAGATGTGGAAAATTATATCCTCAATTCCCAACCTTGGCACCTGAATCGAGAAACTATCAAGCAGGAATTCCAAGAAGTTATTCACGATTTAGAAGCTGCACCGGGATTAGTTCGTAAGCAATTGGAACAACTGAATCGCGATAATTTCGTGCAATTCTTGAATCAGCGCGGCGATTTCGATGATGATAGGGTAAATGAAATTGCCGACCAGTTTGAAGAAATTCGCATGGAAGTTTTGAATACTGTTCAAACTGGTGAGTCGGAAGAAAAATTGCAAGACATTCGCAGTCGCATTGAAAATTATCTGCGATCGACTGGTAAGGAAGAGTTGAATCCGGAAGGGATCGAACGCGATTTTACCGCACTTCTAGAAGATCCGGATGCGGGATTTGAGGCGTTGCGCGATCGTCTCGGTAAGTTCGATCGCAATACGTTGGTAGAATTGCTGGGACAGCGCGAAGATTTCAGTCAAGAAGAAGCAGACCAATTGATCGGTCGCTTGGAAGAAACTCGCGATCGCGTCCTCTCGCAAGCACAAGAAGCGCAAGAACAAGCGAAATCGAAAGCGCAAGAACTTCGTCAGCGGGTAGAATCTTATTTGCGCGATACTAATTTGGAAGAATTAAATCCAGATGGGATCGCGCAAGATTTCCAAACGCTGTTTGAAGACCCGCAAGCAGGATTGAAGGCGCTGCGGGAAAGATTATCGCAATTCGATCGCGAAACTCTGGTACAATTGCTGAAGGCACGCGGCGATCTCAATGAAGAGCAAATAAATCGATTTGTCGATCGCATTCAATCGGTACGCGATAACATTCTGCAAGCACCGCAACAAGTTAGCGAGAAAGCTAAGGAACAGTACGATCGACTGATAAATCAAATTGGCGATTTTCTGCGAAACACTAACTTGGAAGAACTCGATCCGGAAGGGATTAAGCAAGATTTTGCCAAACTTTTTGAGAATCCCAAAGAAGGTGCGGTGGCGCTGCGAGAAAGACTTTCCCAAGTCGATCGCGAAACTTTGGTCAAATTGCTGAGTCAGCGAGAAGGCTTGACCGAAGACCAAGTTAATCAGACAATAGATAAAGTGCAAGATGCCATTAACAGTGTTGCCAAACAACCTCGTCGCTTAGCATCTCGCGCCAAAGATAAGGTCTACGATTTCCAAGCAACTTTAGAAAATTACCTGCGAAATACGAACAAGCAAGAACTCAATCCCGAAGGTATTAAGCGAGATTTGCAATTGCTGTTCCGTCATCCCAAAGAAGGAATGGGAAATATTGGCGATCGCTTCAAGCAGTTCGATCGTTCCACCTTGGTATCCCTGCTATCGCAGCGGGAAGATATCTCGTCAGAAGAAGCGAATCAAATTGCCGATCGCATCGTATCTGTACGCGATCGATTCGTCGAACAAGTGCAGAACGTTCAAGGTAAAGTACAATCGGCGCTTGATGGTGTATTCGATCGCATTCGCAATTACTTTAATTCCTTGGAACGTCCCGAACTGGACTACGAAGGAATCAAGCGCGATTTCCGCAAATTGTTTGACGATCCGCAAGCAGGATTTGATGCTATTAAAGAACGTCTGAGTCAGTTCGATCGCGATACGTTAGTTGCCATTATCAGTTCTCGCGAAGATATTTCGGAAGCTGATGCTAATCGGATTATCGATCGAATTGAATTTGCACGCGACAGCGTAATGCAGCGTGCGGAATACCTGCAAGAACAAACGAAGCGACGCATTGAAGATATCAAGCATCAAGCTAAAAAGCAAGGCGAAGAAGCTCGTAAAGCTGCTGCAACTGCTGCTTGGTGGCTATTCGGTACGGCTGTTACTTCTGTGGCGATATCCGCATTGGCGGGAGCAATAGCTGTAGGTGGTTTTAACCTGTTTGGATAAAGGTTTAATTGACATTTAGTTAAATGATAGGCTGGCGAAAGCTGGCCTATTTTTTTGTGCTGTTTTATGATATCCAAACATCTCTAGAATTTTCAATTCTCCATCACTTGTCGTATTTTCTGCACTTGCTTGGGTGCGTCGATTTGTTCGTAAGCTAAAATAGCCGCTTCAAAATTTGTG
Above is a window of Aerosakkonema funiforme FACHB-1375 DNA encoding:
- a CDS encoding M16 family metallopeptidase, which produces MSFLSNWRQYRIPTFLFSLCLSAVLLFSGEVTNTQPLAATVPNIAKAAPSGQVAAAMSADETSLSLTENVRKTVLENQLTVLTKEVHTAPVVTVQVWYKVGSRNEEPGVNGIAHQLEHMMFKGTKDRPIQFGRLFNALGSNSNAFTSYDQTAYFGTVERDKLRAMLELEADRMQNALINVEQLASEKRVVISELQGYENSPDYRLERAVMRSVFPTQPYGLPVGGTKADVEKFTVEQVQYYYHKYYSPNNATLVIVGDIETEPTLKLVKEIFGNLPNRGEQQESGSATENVPLDSPTPTLPSSKSPIMLREAGSAPILQIVYPLPPTNHPDVAALKVMDYILTGGRSSRVYQALVESGLASNAGGYAANLISGGWYQLSATAAPNRKLIEIDRVLQQTIADLQNKSVTEEELNRAKAQFRAAVILSNREITAQAMQLGDDETSTGDYRYTERLLKEIADVSAADVQRVAKKYLQQSDRTVGYFEPTELTADGGGGGTSSSQTSEQFNLGQPVDPAELAKYLPEFTTSTISTVRSLPESFKLSNGLQVLLMRDRSTPTVTLSGYIQAGTEFDLPASAGTAALTAENLMNGTKTKDALTLAKTLEDRGASLDFGAAREGVSVDGYSLSKDLPTLIATLADVLQNANFPKDQLELSRQRAITDLKERLDSPDYLAYRTLQQTVYPEVHPFHAYPTYDSLKRISEGDIMGFYKQHYRPDTTVLTLVGNFAPQEVRSLIETQFGSWKASGNLPKLNFPSVPLPEKLVRLNPVIPGKTQAITFMGYRGINRQDPRYYATLVLNQILGGDTLSSRLGTEIRDRQGLTYGIYSAFQAGEQPGLFLINMQTAPEDTNKAIASTIALLQDVHSQGVTPTEVDTAKRSLSSSYSVELADPDNLTSEILMNEVYGLTSAEIRDFPRKILAVTPEQVNRVAKDLLQPDNLIVVTAGPSIAGGASAAAR
- a CDS encoding VOC family protein — protein: MHHASIRTANIHKAIAFYEQLGFIVCERFTTGYTLACWMEGLGGRIELIQIPEPKPAPDAFEDEHYVGYYHLSFDLTNTAEDLPSWLKNLQERFTQASQENQNQIQPLKVLLEPTQQMIGDRVYEVAFIADTDGLPLEFIRVLDKEI
- a CDS encoding TIGR02652 family protein; translated protein: MNPGLQYPIFGPEIQCPHCRQTIPALTLTDTYLCPRHGAFEANPKTGELIHLQSGRQWRQWNNEWYRQHTHPDGIRFEIHEALDRLYTQGYRATRVIIARRYQELIGGYLERSTPWRGQSDSARPRLYGLPVDFSPDPKDEPCWEVINFDLEKEPGVPVRYPYFRLFE
- a CDS encoding gamma carbonic anhydrase family protein → MSDRLSSLPSYWPPVNISQAAFVASNAVVLGQVYLDVGVSIWYGAVVRGDVERIEIGKCSNIQDGAILHGDPGQPTILEDYVTIGHRAVIHSAYIERGSLIGIGAVVLDGVRVGAGSIVGAGSVVTKDVPPKSLVVGVPAKKLRDLSEAEVAELIEHAQKYEKLALVHAGKGTDLGFWKGARG
- a CDS encoding photosystem II protein Y; translation: MDMDWRLLIVLLPLLLAGGWAVRNILPAALKQVQAFLNKEA
- a CDS encoding MFS transporter, with translation MFHNAEIVLGLEGKSLSIAQIPTTEEVAVIFSSPQFFVALSAGILMAFAFQFLLTNLSLAAKFSDRDDAIDLDADNEDSWGKKFRQIEAKVGAWALLTVNTALFIACFLAVKLSLVNSITLGAIIGVAIWSGYFLLLVWMSSNAVGSLVGSAVKTATSGAQGVMDIATAAMGAGATNKQIVNTVEASVAAVRKELSSAIDPIGIRNNVEDYLGDLPLPKLDLNTIRGDLERLLGDVDVRSLANSDVLQNVNRETFVDLVASRTDFSKKDIDRVADLLASVWQQSLNRQVKDPQAELVNYIKSASPEDLKSGNLTARLAQAIGGNGHDKKEYSNGVMDKAVQAGVGAAMTAVLSRVDLSDADVEKISSQLQQLAGQATDKAQQFGNKVKENLPSLPQSNPMLGDVENYILNSQPWHLNRETIKQEFQEVIHDLEAAPGLVRKQLEQLNRDNFVQFLNQRGDFDDDRVNEIADQFEEIRMEVLNTVQTGESEEKLQDIRSRIENYLRSTGKEELNPEGIERDFTALLEDPDAGFEALRDRLGKFDRNTLVELLGQREDFSQEEADQLIGRLEETRDRVLSQAQEAQEQAKSKAQELRQRVESYLRDTNLEELNPDGIAQDFQTLFEDPQAGLKALRERLSQFDRETLVQLLKARGDLNEEQINRFVDRIQSVRDNILQAPQQVSEKAKEQYDRLINQIGDFLRNTNLEELDPEGIKQDFAKLFENPKEGAVALRERLSQVDRETLVKLLSQREGLTEDQVNQTIDKVQDAINSVAKQPRRLASRAKDKVYDFQATLENYLRNTNKQELNPEGIKRDLQLLFRHPKEGMGNIGDRFKQFDRSTLVSLLSQREDISSEEANQIADRIVSVRDRFVEQVQNVQGKVQSALDGVFDRIRNYFNSLERPELDYEGIKRDFRKLFDDPQAGFDAIKERLSQFDRDTLVAIISSREDISEADANRIIDRIEFARDSVMQRAEYLQEQTKRRIEDIKHQAKKQGEEARKAAATAAWWLFGTAVTSVAISALAGAIAVGGFNLFG